The Candidatus Atribacteria bacterium genomic interval CTATAAATATATACTATATACTATATACTATTTATATTGGAGGTAAGGTTGTTATGAAAATGAAAAGAATTGCTGTTCTTACCAGCGGGGGAGACTCTCCAGGGATGAATGCTGCTGTTCGATCCGTAGTGCGAACCGGCATATTTTATAACTTGGAAGTATTAGCAGTGGAGAGCGGCTTTGCTGGTTTAATGGAGGGAAAAATTTTTCCCATGAGTCAGATATCAACCGGTGGAATTATGCAAAGAGGTGGGACTGTTCTTAAAACCTCTCGCAGTGAAAAATTTAAAACTAAAGAAGGCCTTGATATTGCTCTTCAAAAATTAGAGAAATTCGGTATTGATGGATTGGTAACTATCGGGGGCGATGGTACCTTAAGAGGAACTCGAGATTTAAGTGCTTTAGGATTAAAAACTATCGGAATTCCAGCTACCATCGATAATGATCTTTCTAAAACAGATATGGCAATAGGAGTAGATACTGCTTTAAATACAGTAATAAATGCCATAGACAAAATCAAAGATACGGCTTCTTCTCTCCATAGAGCATTTGTGGTGGAAGTCATGGGAAGAAATTCGGGTTATTTAGCCTTGATGAGTGGAATTGCCGGAGGAGTTGAAGTAATTCTTATTCCAGAAATAGCCTATGATTTATCAGAAATTAGTATAAAATTAAAAGAAGGCTATCAAAGGGGAAAGACCCATTGCATTGTTGTTATTGCCGAAGGAGTAGGAAAAACCAATGAAGTAACTAAATATTTAGAGGATAAAATTGGCTATGAAACCCGTATCACTATTTTAGGTTACCTGCAAAGAGGAGGTTCACCTTCTGCTTTTGATAGGATATTAGCAAGTCGTTTAGGGGCAGCGGCTGTAGAGCATTTATCAAAAGGCGAAACATCTAAAATGGTTGGATTAATCGGAGATGAGATTAAGGC includes:
- the pfkA gene encoding 6-phosphofructokinase — encoded protein: MKRIAVLTSGGDSPGMNAAVRSVVRTGIFYNLEVLAVESGFAGLMEGKIFPMSQISTGGIMQRGGTVLKTSRSEKFKTKEGLDIALQKLEKFGIDGLVTIGGDGTLRGTRDLSALGLKTIGIPATIDNDLSKTDMAIGVDTALNTVINAIDKIKDTASSLHRAFVVEVMGRNSGYLALMSGIAGGVEVILIPEIAYDLSEISIKLKEGYQRGKTHCIVVIAEGVGKTNEVTKYLEDKIGYETRITILGYLQRGGSPSAFDRILASRLGAAAVEHLSKGETSKMVGLIGDEIKATDIEEVLAQQKTIKQNLYDLALILAK